A section of the Pedobacter sp. HDW13 genome encodes:
- a CDS encoding outer membrane beta-barrel protein: MLKNLLAVFIFSVLFLPVFAQKATIKGIVVDTVEKKNLSNSSILLISSKDSILVKDVRAKANGEFELTNLKKGNYTLVITYPKMADYIRDIQLSDTAKFNLGKIAMDSKATLLNEVVIKAQKQAISMKGDTITYQADSFAVKPHANVQELLRRLPGIEVDRNGAIKAGGKDVNTLLVDGEEFFGDDPLLAAKYLKANAVSEVQVYDKKTKDEELTGIKEGDAKEKVMNIKLKENAKNGYLSTLDANSDLSHFKNLGGMAGIYKGKLKTAVFGSTTNLNQDSKASQAMSKIKGNDYDVIEVGDDGSSVMISYGGSDDDDYFSPTNGLPDVTSYGAHFSDKWNENKLSLKLNYKGNNRNVLDRNTSKNQSLLPNGTNFFSESASNSDNKSSGQSLRGNVEVKLDSSATLKISFSGSKSRNSSEDINTNETRNDAGDLVNNSKQQNTSEGNNNQFNGNINYAKKFAKKGRTLSVDVQPETKRNSDTGENLSTTNYYEAGVVRPDNRNYLNDNSGKQHSFATRISYTEPLSKRLSLQTAYSFKTIASNSHKMVLDKDLNNTRIDSLSNNFNFNNFSNIGKALLQYRAKKFSISGGMEATETTFKLNDLDRKNQFNRNYINWAPHTSFDYRLGKNANFSVSYYGNTDQPDLEQLQPIRQVNNPLYQVLGNPNLKPSFNNGVSFNINSFQQKSQMYMYAYVSYNFTKNAIVSTSTVDEFNKTVTSYTNLNGVNSLYGSASLHKGFSKLHLNTNLNVSYSRNSSLSILNNKLNKNVSNNISIRPRIGYHSQIVQLEYGPSITFSNSSSSIGAINNGKSYSHNHDIQGTINLPYSTEFSTSINLSYQPANSSFSTPVNVAIWNAYLSKKMMKAEELEFKISVSDILAEKIGYSRNVGGNNISENTYSFIPRYVLIGVTYNLTGNFIKEDKK; the protein is encoded by the coding sequence ATGCTCAAAAATCTCCTCGCCGTTTTTATTTTTTCGGTATTGTTTCTTCCTGTGTTCGCCCAAAAGGCCACTATTAAAGGTATTGTGGTTGATACCGTCGAGAAAAAAAATCTTTCAAACAGCTCAATACTGCTTATTAGCAGCAAAGATTCTATCCTGGTTAAAGATGTCAGGGCTAAAGCCAATGGCGAATTTGAACTGACCAACTTAAAAAAAGGCAATTACACCTTGGTTATCACCTACCCTAAAATGGCAGATTATATCCGCGATATCCAGCTATCCGATACGGCGAAATTTAACCTGGGTAAAATTGCAATGGACAGCAAAGCCACGCTCTTAAACGAGGTAGTAATTAAAGCGCAAAAACAAGCCATTAGTATGAAAGGCGACACCATTACCTACCAGGCCGATAGTTTCGCAGTTAAACCCCATGCCAATGTACAGGAACTGTTGAGGCGCCTGCCCGGAATTGAGGTAGATAGAAACGGAGCCATAAAAGCTGGCGGTAAAGATGTAAATACCCTTTTGGTTGATGGGGAAGAATTTTTTGGCGATGATCCGCTACTTGCCGCTAAATACCTAAAAGCCAACGCCGTTAGCGAAGTACAGGTTTACGATAAAAAAACAAAAGACGAAGAACTTACCGGCATTAAAGAAGGCGATGCGAAAGAAAAAGTGATGAATATTAAGCTGAAAGAAAATGCAAAAAATGGTTACCTCAGTACCCTCGATGCCAATAGCGACCTCAGTCATTTTAAAAACCTGGGCGGTATGGCCGGCATTTATAAAGGCAAGTTAAAAACGGCAGTATTTGGTTCGACAACAAACCTGAACCAGGATTCGAAGGCGAGTCAGGCCATGAGCAAAATAAAAGGTAACGATTATGATGTGATTGAAGTTGGTGATGATGGCAGTTCAGTGATGATTAGTTACGGCGGTAGTGACGACGATGATTATTTTTCGCCCACAAATGGCCTACCTGACGTAACAAGCTATGGTGCTCATTTTTCTGATAAATGGAATGAAAACAAACTGAGTCTTAAATTAAACTATAAAGGTAATAACCGCAATGTTTTAGACCGGAACACCTCTAAAAACCAATCGCTATTGCCCAATGGAACAAATTTCTTTAGCGAGAGCGCCTCAAATAGCGATAATAAAAGCAGTGGCCAAAGCTTAAGAGGAAATGTAGAGGTTAAATTAGACTCATCTGCTACCCTCAAAATATCGTTTTCAGGTAGCAAGTCGAGAAATAGCAGCGAAGATATTAATACAAACGAAACCAGAAATGATGCAGGTGATTTAGTAAACAACAGCAAGCAGCAAAACACAAGCGAAGGCAATAACAACCAGTTTAACGGCAATATTAACTACGCTAAAAAATTTGCAAAGAAAGGTCGTACCCTTTCTGTTGATGTACAGCCGGAAACCAAAAGAAACAGCGACACAGGCGAAAACCTGAGCACCACAAACTATTATGAAGCCGGAGTAGTAAGACCCGACAACCGAAATTATCTGAACGATAATTCAGGCAAACAGCATTCTTTTGCTACCCGGATATCGTACACCGAACCATTAAGTAAAAGATTATCGCTACAAACTGCCTATAGTTTTAAAACGATAGCTTCTAACAGTCATAAAATGGTTTTAGATAAAGACCTGAACAATACCCGTATCGATTCTTTGAGTAATAATTTCAATTTCAATAACTTTTCTAATATTGGTAAGGCCCTGTTGCAATACCGCGCTAAAAAGTTTTCAATTTCTGGCGGCATGGAAGCAACAGAAACCACATTTAAGTTAAACGACCTCGACAGAAAAAATCAATTCAACCGTAACTATATTAACTGGGCACCTCATACTAGTTTCGATTACAGGCTGGGTAAAAACGCCAATTTCTCAGTAAGTTATTATGGCAACACAGATCAACCTGATCTGGAGCAACTTCAGCCTATCAGGCAGGTAAACAACCCGCTTTACCAGGTGCTGGGTAATCCTAATTTAAAACCATCGTTTAACAATGGGGTAAGCTTTAACATTAACAGTTTTCAGCAAAAATCGCAGATGTACATGTATGCGTATGTAAGTTACAATTTTACCAAAAATGCAATTGTAAGTACCAGCACAGTCGATGAGTTTAACAAAACAGTTACCAGCTATACCAACTTAAATGGTGTAAATAGCTTGTATGGCAGTGCCAGTTTGCATAAGGGCTTTAGCAAATTGCATTTAAACACCAATTTAAATGTGAGTTATAGTCGTAACAGCTCACTTTCCATCCTTAACAACAAGCTTAACAAAAATGTGAGTAACAACATCAGCATCCGTCCGCGTATTGGTTATCATAGCCAGATTGTACAGCTTGAATACGGTCCTTCAATTACTTTTTCAAACAGCAGTTCATCTATCGGCGCCATAAACAATGGTAAAAGCTATAGCCATAATCACGATATACAGGGTACCATAAACTTACCCTACAGTACTGAATTTAGTACTAGCATCAACCTGTCATATCAACCAGCAAACAGTTCGTTTAGTACTCCGGTAAATGTTGCGATCTGGAATGCCTACTTATCAAAAAAAATGATGAAGGCGGAAGAGCTGGAATTTAAAATATCTGTATCGGATATTTTAGCCGAAAAAATAGGTTATAGCCGTAATGTTGGCGGTAACAACATCAGCGAAAATACCTACAGCTTTATTCCACGATATGTATTAATTGGTGTAACCTACAACTTAACTGGTAATTTCATTAAAGAAGATAAAAAATAA
- a CDS encoding CTP synthase → MTKYIFVTGGVTSSLGKGIISASLAKLLQARGYRVTIQKFDPYINIDPGTLNPYEHGECFVTEDGAETDLDLGHYERFLNVPTSQANNITTGRIYQNVINKERKGEYLGKTVQVVPHITDEIKRNMRILGESGEYDIVITELGGTVGDIESLPFIEAVRQFKWEEGNTNAIVIHLTLVPYLAAAGELKTKPTQHSVKALLEYGIQPDILVCRTEHHLSSDLRKKIALFCNVNINAVVESMDASTIYDVPLLMLKEQLDKTVLSKLKLPTKNDPDMESWKDFLGRLKNPTAEVRIGLVGKYVELPDAYKSIIESFVHAGSKNECKVKVEYIHSEGIFADNVKEKLGHLQGVLVAPGFGSRGIEGKIDTIKYVRENNVPFFGICLGMQCAVIEFGRNVLGLKDAHTTEIEENTANPVINMMEEQKKITNKGGTMRLGSYPCDIKKGTKAYGIYGKAHINERHRHRYEFNNEYLKQYEEAGMIASGINPQTNLVEIVELKNHPFFVGGQFHPELKSTVANPHPLFVKFVAAAMEFAKKKTN, encoded by the coding sequence ATGACTAAGTATATTTTTGTTACGGGCGGTGTTACTTCCTCTTTAGGTAAGGGCATCATTTCCGCATCTTTAGCTAAACTTTTACAGGCACGTGGCTACCGTGTAACCATTCAGAAATTCGATCCATACATCAATATCGATCCGGGAACTTTAAACCCTTACGAGCATGGTGAATGTTTTGTAACCGAAGATGGTGCTGAAACTGATTTGGACCTTGGTCATTATGAGCGTTTCCTTAATGTTCCAACCTCGCAGGCTAATAATATTACTACCGGCCGTATTTACCAGAATGTAATTAACAAAGAACGTAAAGGCGAATATTTAGGTAAAACTGTGCAGGTGGTACCCCACATTACCGATGAGATTAAACGCAATATGCGCATCCTGGGCGAAAGCGGTGAGTACGACATTGTAATTACCGAGTTAGGTGGTACCGTTGGCGATATCGAATCTTTACCATTTATTGAAGCTGTACGTCAGTTTAAATGGGAAGAAGGCAATACGAACGCTATTGTAATTCACTTAACGCTGGTGCCTTACTTAGCTGCTGCTGGTGAGTTAAAAACCAAGCCTACGCAACACTCTGTTAAAGCATTATTGGAGTACGGTATTCAACCTGATATCCTGGTTTGCAGAACAGAGCACCACTTAAGTTCAGATCTGAGAAAAAAAATCGCCTTATTCTGTAACGTTAACATCAATGCGGTAGTCGAATCGATGGATGCATCTACTATTTATGATGTGCCATTGTTGATGTTAAAAGAACAATTGGATAAAACTGTTTTATCAAAATTAAAACTGCCTACCAAAAACGATCCGGATATGGAAAGCTGGAAAGATTTCTTAGGCCGTTTAAAAAACCCAACTGCCGAGGTAAGAATTGGTTTGGTGGGTAAATATGTAGAATTACCTGATGCCTATAAATCAATTATCGAATCTTTTGTACACGCCGGTTCGAAAAATGAATGCAAGGTAAAAGTAGAGTATATTCACTCTGAAGGTATTTTTGCTGATAATGTAAAAGAAAAACTAGGTCACTTACAAGGCGTTTTAGTAGCGCCTGGTTTTGGTAGCCGTGGTATTGAAGGTAAAATTGATACCATTAAATATGTTCGTGAGAACAATGTTCCTTTCTTTGGTATTTGTTTAGGTATGCAATGTGCAGTAATTGAGTTTGGACGTAACGTTTTGGGCTTAAAAGATGCGCATACTACTGAAATTGAAGAAAACACTGCAAATCCGGTAATCAATATGATGGAAGAGCAGAAAAAAATAACCAATAAAGGTGGAACTATGCGTTTAGGCTCATACCCTTGCGACATTAAAAAAGGTACAAAGGCTTATGGCATTTACGGCAAAGCACACATTAACGAGCGTCACCGTCACCGTTACGAATTTAACAATGAATATTTAAAGCAATACGAAGAGGCAGGAATGATTGCTTCGGGTATTAACCCACAAACCAATTTGGTTGAAATTGTGGAGCTTAAAAACCATCCATTTTTCGTTGGCGGACAGTTTCACCCCGAATTAAAATCAACAGTTGCTAATCCTCACCCACTTTTTGTTAAATTTGTCGCCGCTGCGATGGAGTTTGCGAAAAAGAAAACGAATTAA
- a CDS encoding GLPGLI family protein has protein sequence MKNAFLTLIMILTVVLVKAQTVFIQSAKITFEKKINQKQQLADNDWISDDAKDKMSKYRTSNWEYHFNDSTSIYRSKPKETLNDSQFFFFSGENTSEIFTDFSKKSRVLRKPINGEDFILKDTIPHLKWKIMHDVRKIAGYECRKAIAIINDTVSVVAFYTDEILLHGGPEGFTGLPGMILGLAIPRYNTTWFATKIEAKNVQILAIAAPTKGKKTDNEKDFKKLIDLYTRYDDKKKPRKTEDIKKEIYNLLL, from the coding sequence ATGAAAAACGCATTCTTAACGCTTATAATGATTTTAACTGTTGTGCTGGTTAAAGCTCAGACGGTTTTTATACAAAGCGCAAAAATAACTTTTGAAAAGAAAATAAACCAGAAACAACAACTTGCAGACAACGACTGGATATCGGATGATGCAAAGGATAAAATGAGCAAATACCGCACGTCGAACTGGGAATATCATTTTAACGACAGCACCTCTATTTACCGTTCGAAACCTAAAGAAACGTTAAACGATAGTCAATTCTTTTTCTTTTCGGGTGAAAATACCAGCGAGATCTTTACTGATTTCAGTAAGAAAAGCCGGGTACTGAGAAAACCTATAAATGGCGAAGATTTCATACTTAAAGATACCATCCCCCATTTAAAATGGAAAATTATGCACGATGTGCGCAAAATTGCAGGTTATGAATGTCGTAAAGCTATTGCCATTATAAATGATACCGTTTCGGTGGTTGCTTTTTACACAGACGAAATACTGCTACACGGCGGTCCCGAAGGTTTTACCGGTTTACCGGGCATGATTTTAGGCCTTGCCATACCAAGATACAATACTACCTGGTTTGCCACCAAAATAGAGGCAAAAAATGTACAGATATTAGCCATTGCTGCGCCAACCAAAGGGAAAAAGACCGACAACGAAAAAGATTTTAAAAAACTGATCGATCTTTACACCCGTTACGACGATAAAAAGAAGCCCAGAAAAACAGAAGACATCAAAAAAGAGATCTATAATCTGCTATTGTAA